CTTGTGAGGAAGAGTCAGTGTGGGGTGGAAAACTCGACGTTCACGTCTTTCCCCAGATAATTCACCTGAAATCCCTGCTTGTCATAGGCCAAGACGGCTCCCATCACGTTCTCGTCGCCGTAGTCTTCCTGTCCTAACAACTTCCGTACTTCCTCCGGGCTTTCGCTGTTCAGTACGTTTCGGAAGATTCCGCGTGCCTTGAAGGCAAATCGGTTGTTGATGAAGATGAGGTCGACTTTCCCGTCCTGAACCCGCACGCCGGCCATGGGGCCGGTCGGCTTCCGTTGATCCAGCAAGAAAATGAAGGTGGCCTCCTGTTCGGCCTTAATGCCGGGAAGTTTTTCGTTCACCAGCACGTCAAGGGCTTTCGCTTCGGTATCGCCGAGTTTCACGCCGAAGAGCGACACATCCGGGCTGGCGATGGTCTTCGGGTCCATGAGGTCGTTCTTACTCAGTTCATAGGGTTCCGCGTGCAGCAGGCCCGATTGTGAAGCCAGCACTACAACTGCGACCCAGGCTAAGCACGCCCACTTATTCCGCATCATTCCTGCCTCCTTAGGGCTGCCGAGATGTGACGACCGAGCTGAGAGGGGGTTCAATCATCGGCGGGTTCATTCGGACGATTGGTCATTTTAGCCAAGCCCTCGGCTCACTTGCAAGGCCACAGAACGGAGGAAGGTATTCCTCAAGGTCAGCTGGAACCCAACCGCTACCCACCGGCGAGGACGGCTCCGTCGATTCTGGGTTTAGCGGATGAGAGAAGTGTCTTCATCGTCGCTTGGCAGAGTTGCCCGAATTCCTTCGCGGCCACCCCATGGTGGCGCTTGGTGAGGTAGGCCAATCCGACCGAATGTCGAGGTGTCGGGTCGTAGAGATGGATGACTTGAAGCGGTGCGTCGGTCCGGCGGGACCGGACGAACAGTTCGGGGAGGATCGTGGCGCCTGCGCCATCAGCCACGGCTTGAAGAATACCTTCAGGCGAACTCATTTCGAGCACGACTTGGGGATGCACGCCGGCCTTGGCGCATTCGGCCTCGACCATTTTCCTCAGGCAGTAGTCGACCGGCATCAAGACCAATGGGAGTCCACCCAAGTCCTGCATGCGCATGCGAGTCTTTTGCAGTTTGGCCTGCCGCGGCGCCACCAAGGCCAGACGCTCTTCAAACAAGGGCACCGTGGTCAATTGCGGATGGGAGAGCGGCAGCAGACAGATACCGAGATCGAAGCGATGCGAAAGTAACCCTGTCACGATGTCGGATGAGGGCTGCGCATGAACCTGCAGATGAATACCTGGAAAACGTTGTTTGAATCGGGTCACCAGCGGGGCAATCAGGTAGGAGTTCACGGTGGAGAGAACGCCCACGACCAATTGTCCGCGCTTGGCGCCGTGCAATTCCTGAACAATGTGAGCCGCCTGTTCCAATTCCCGGACCGCACGCTCCGCATGCTCATGAAACAATTCTCCTGCCTGAGTCAATACGACCTTACGTCCGAGACGGTCGAAGAGTTTGGTCCCCAACTCCTCCTCCAGCCCGCTGATCTGCACGGAAAGGGAGGGCTGAGAGACGTGGACGTGCTCCGCAGCCCGGGTAAAGTTCTGATGCCGGGCTACCGCCAGGAAGTAACGGATTTGACGCATTTCCATGAACGCCTCAATCTATAATCTAAAGCTATTAACAGTATCACAACTATATATTAGACCTATGGATAATAGCGTGGCTATAGTTACTCGTCAACCGGGGATGGCTTCGCGTGGCATCGGCGAGCGAGGCGGGCAGGCAACAGCCAATCACTTTCACAAGGGGGATGGTCATGAAGAGAACAAAACAGGTAGGGGGGCTCATGGCGGGGTTGGTGTTACTGGTGGGCATCGGTTGCGCGGAGACAGGACCGACCGCGGGAACGGCTCGTCCAGCGGCGTCACTGTATGACCGGTTGGGGGGGAAGCCTGCCATTACGGCAGTGGTCGACCAGTTTGTGGCGAATGTGGCAGCGGATCAGCGGATCAATGGGAGGTTTGCGACGACCGATATTCCAAAGCTGAAGGGCCATCTGGTGAATCAGGTGTGCGGTGCAACGGGTGGGCCCTGCAACTATACCGGACGAGATATGAAGGCCACCCATGACGGGATGAAAATCACCGGAGCGGACTTCAATGCCTTGGTTCAGAACCTGGTGGCGGCGCTCGATAAGTTCAGCGTGCCGGCGGCGGAGAAGAACGAACTGCTGGCGCTGCTCGGACCGATGAAAAAGGACATCGTGGAGATTCCGTAACGGAACATTCTGGAACGGAGCTGAAAGGCTCCGTTCCACCATCCAATCGCTGAATCTTCGAAAAATTGCCGGGCATAGCGTGAGGCTTGCAATGGCGGAGGCGGGGAGCAGGCCCGAACCAGTCGGCTCAATGAGAGCAATTATTCTGCCTGTCCGGTCTGAATGAGGGTTTCAGCCAGTCGGCGGAGATGCTGGAAGTAGTCTTGAGTCGAATCGCTTAGCTCATCAATCACTCCGTCGAGATCGGAAACGCAGTCTTTGAGAATTGCAACCCGCTGACTGTCCAGACCCTCCATTCCATCCAGGTAAAACACCGCACATCCGCCGATGACCGTGTCCAATGTCATGAGTTGACCTTCGTGCGGACTGCTGAATTGCGGCCACCCAGATTGGCAATGGGCTTCCCACATCGATGCGACGGTTTCACGGTTCATGGCGGAGGCGCTCCTCCCAACCACCCTAACCCATGCAGAAGTAGGACGGCAAGGGTACAGAGCCAGAGCCCAAGGAAGCGGTAATCAACCGCCTCGCGGTGAAAGCACCAGGTGAGCAGCAGTCCTCGCCAATTCGAGGGGCCCCAAGCCAGAAACCAGCTCTTGGCAACCATGACGCAACCGACAGTCCACCACAGGGGCTGGTACGGCAGATGGGAGGTGAACAGGATCAGTATCAAGCCAAACCAAATTCCAATGGCTTCCCACCGCAGTAACCGGGGAGTCTGGACCAATGTCTCCTGGAGTTTCCGGATCACCACCAGTGGAAATAGGATCAACGTCAGCCCATCGATGAGCCATATTCCTGCAATTGCTGCGAGCAAGTATCGCATCATGGCGCTGCGTGAACCATGGGGACGACCGGCGTTCCTCTAAGGGTAGAGGCCTCGTTGGAGATGTGCTTGCGCCACTTTATCAATGCCTGAAATCAATGCCGCCATCCGCATGGTGGTGCGTTTCTCAACGGAGAAGTGAAGGGTCCGATGAAACGCATTCGTAATGATATCCTGCAGGCGGTCTTGGATATCCTTAGCCTTCCAGAAAAACCGTTGTACGTCCTGTACCCATTCAAAATAGGACACGATCACGCCGCCGGAATTGGCCAGGATGTCCGGAATAATGAAGACACCCTTGTCCGTGAGAATACGGTCCGCCTCGAGGGTTGTGGGACCATTGGCCCCTTCGGCCAAAATCCGGCA
This region of Nitrospiraceae bacterium genomic DNA includes:
- a CDS encoding LysR family transcriptional regulator, with amino-acid sequence MEMRQIRYFLAVARHQNFTRAAEHVHVSQPSLSVQISGLEEELGTKLFDRLGRKVVLTQAGELFHEHAERAVRELEQAAHIVQELHGAKRGQLVVGVLSTVNSYLIAPLVTRFKQRFPGIHLQVHAQPSSDIVTGLLSHRFDLGICLLPLSHPQLTTVPLFEERLALVAPRQAKLQKTRMRMQDLGGLPLVLMPVDYCLRKMVEAECAKAGVHPQVVLEMSSPEGILQAVADGAGATILPELFVRSRRTDAPLQVIHLYDPTPRHSVGLAYLTKRHHGVAAKEFGQLCQATMKTLLSSAKPRIDGAVLAGG
- a CDS encoding group 1 truncated hemoglobin produces the protein MVMKRTKQVGGLMAGLVLLVGIGCAETGPTAGTARPAASLYDRLGGKPAITAVVDQFVANVAADQRINGRFATTDIPKLKGHLVNQVCGATGGPCNYTGRDMKATHDGMKITGADFNALVQNLVAALDKFSVPAAEKNELLALLGPMKKDIVEIP